In Dromiciops gliroides isolate mDroGli1 chromosome 4, mDroGli1.pri, whole genome shotgun sequence, one DNA window encodes the following:
- the TMEM53 gene encoding transmembrane protein 53 isoform X3 encodes MAFFAEPFGIPSLRSPAKKLLELLFDYEIEKKPLLFHVFSNAGVMLYRYVVELIHTHRQFSHLRVVGTIFDSAPGNSNVVGAVRALSTILENKRPALRIFLLLTFALAAVLVRLLLAPLTAVFHVSYYDALMKQSSRWPELYLYSKADRIIRASDIEHMVVARLEQQVLVRAVDFSASAHVSHLRDYPTYYTSLCLSFLYNCVHM; translated from the coding sequence ATGGCCTTCTTCGCGGAGCCCTTCGGCATCCCCTCCCTGCGCAGCCCCGCCAAGAAGCTGCTGGAGCTGCTCTTCGACTATGAGATCGAGAAGAAGCCCCTCCTCTTCCACGTGTTCAGCAACGCCGGGGTGATGCTGTACCGCTACGTGGTGGAGCTGATCCACACCCACCGACAGTTCAGCCACCTGCGGGTGGTAGGCACCATCTTCGACAGCGCCCCCGGCAACAGCAACGTGGTGGGGGCCGTGCGGGCACTTTCCACCATCCTGGAGAACAAGCGGCCGGCGCTGCGCATCTTCCTGCTGCTCACCTTCGCCCTGGCCGCCGTGCTGGTGCGGCTGCTGCTGGCCCCCCTCACTGCCGTCTTCCATGTCAGCTACTACGACGCCCTCATGAAGCAGTCGTCACGCTGGCCCGAGCTCTACCTCTACTCCAAGGCCGACCGCATCATCCGGGCCAGCGACATCGAGCACATGGTGGTGGCCCGGCTGGAGCAGCAGGTGCTGGTGCGGGCCGTGGACTTCTCCGCCTCGGCCCACGTCAGCCACCTGCGGGACTACCCCACCTACTACACCAGCCTCTGTCTGTCCTTCCTGTACAACTGTGTGCATATGTGA